The nucleotide sequence GCCGTCCTTGACCACTTGGACAACGAGTTCTTGGCTGGCGGTTAAGGCATCTTGCATCGATACGCGCTGGCGATGGCCATTGCCGTTACTGGGAACCCCGTCTTTGAAATAACTCGGATTGACGTCATTGATTTGTAAAAAACCATTACGCTCGGCACCGATATCTAGAAAAGCTGCCTGTAAGCTTGGCTCAATGCGCATGATCGGGGCTTTATAGATGTTGCCGCGCATCTGGCCTGAATCTGCACGTTCAACCTCAAGTTCAACGAGCACACCATCTTCAACAATTGCAACGCGACATTCCTCAGAATGTGCAGCATTAATCAACATTTTACGTGACATAGTAACCTCTCTTCTGCCCAGACATGGCTAAGACAAAGATTGGTTAAGAGAGTTCTACTGTTCGAGCGAGCAGAGATCTTAGACGCAGAATTAAATTTCTGCTGAGGGCACTTGCGCCTGCAGGAAAATAGCAAGCGATAAAAAAACAAAATTATTGTTGTCTAGATCTGTAATGCCTAACTTCATGTAATTGACTTGAATCGTCTAAAAGTAAAAATCCTTAATCCAGTTTGTCTTACCCACTAGCTTTTTGCGGGCGATAAACTTAAAAATCTGCAAATAAATAACTAAGTTAATAATTAAATCGTTCCAATGCACCCCTAAGCTCTGAGGGGCATCGCTTAAAAATTTTTCTAATGCTGCAGCTAATCTTGCAGCTCCTCTAACGAAGCCACCAATATTGTGTATAAAGTAGCTCGCGCAGAGGCTTAGTATATATTATTATGATGCTTAGAGCCAAACTTCCTGAGCAGAAAGTTTGGATAAAGCGCATCAAAAAAGTAGTTAACGATTAATAATCTTGTAATCCTAGAGGCTTAGTATTGTCAGACTGAGGTATATGACCAAACAACTCATGCGTAGCGCGATATTAAATGTTGAGCGTGGCCCTAAGAAGGGCGCTGAATTTGCTCTAATTGAAGGGGTAAATCTAATTGGCCGCTGGGATCCCGATAAAGGAGCGTTTCCTGAAGTTGATCTTGAGGTGCATGACCCAGAGGCAAAAGTATCTCGCCGCCATGCGATAATCTCGATTGAACCGGAGGGAAAAATTATTATCGAAGATGTTGGCAGTTTGAACGGTACCTTCATTAACCGTGGTGAAAGATTAAAACCGGGCGTTAAAGTCGAGTTGAAAGACGGGGATGAAATTGTAATTGGTAAAACGTTTTTACGCTTACTGGCGGTAGCATCTTAGGTTACGCAACATAATATTTCTCTCCAAAAATTTGATAAAATCCAATAAATTCAAATAGTTATGAGTCACTATAGAACTCGCTAGAGGTCTAGTAAGAGAAACTCGTAAAAAACACTCGAGTTTATTCTATTTCCTGTCGATTTAGTCATATGAAAGCCAAAAATGCAGCAGAGTGAAATTGCGTAATTCAATTCAAGGTTTTCGTAAAAGGTTTAGGAAGAACGAGGATAAGTGTCATGAAAATAGTCGTAGCAGATGATCACGCAGTAATGCGCCAAGCGCTAAAAGCGTTACTCGGTGGGATGAATGGCTTTGAAGTTGTTGGCGAAGCTAAAGATGGACTTGAGCTCATGCCATTAGTTGAGAGAGAAAGCCCTGATGTCGTGATTCTCGATCTCTCCATGCCCAATCTTGGCGGAATTGAAACAATTGCGCGTTTACGTCGAGTTGTGAATAGCCCCACAGTGCTAGTGCTCTCTGCCCGTGAAGATGACCAATCGGTGCGCGAAGCAATTAAGGCTGGCGCTAAAGGTTATTTACCGAAAAGTGTTGATGCTGGAGAACTAGAATTTGCACTACGCTCGGTTGTCAATGGCGACTCATATTTAAGTCCAAAAGTTTGTGGAGCGATGATGCGCCCTGAGTCAAATGCAGAATCTCAAGTTGGCTTGCTTTCGCAGCGCGAACGTGAAGTGATGAAATTACTTTGCGAAGGTCAGCCCAATCGCGAAATCGCCAATAAACTTCATATCTCAGCTCGCACAGTTGATACGCATCGAGCTAATATCATGAAAAAGCTTGCTGTAAAGAGCAATGCTGAATTAGTGCAGTTGGCGATTAAATTTGGCGTGATTGAGCCCCGAGCTTAATTCCATCTTATGCCCTTAAGCGTGCACTTGAACTTTGCGATGAACTGAAAGAATAAGGTTAAGCAAAAGTTCAGGTTCAAGCCGAAGTTGAACGATTGAATACCTGAGACAATTCTTTAGAGCGTGGAATACTCAATACGCTTTGCTGGCGGTAAATTGAGCCAATGAATTTCGGTTTTAAGAGTTCCGCTTGAGGCAGCATCTTCCTTCCAGGCTTGCATAATTTGGTCCACGCCGCGCATCCGCTCTCTTAATTTTCGCGGGGCAAAAGTGCCAAAGATTTTACGGATTCCAACATACTCAAAGAAAGTCAAACAACCGTTGGGGGAAAGCATGCCTTGCAGTAACTTGAGGATTTCATCCGTCAGTTCTGGCGTGAAAGATGAAAATGGTAGGCTGCAGAGAATGAAATCATATTTCTCAGTAGTTTGCCGTCCCAGCTCTTGGACTGGTCCATCAAAAAAAGAAATCCTCTCAGCATTTCGCAAGTAATATGGATTACTGGATAACTGATGTCTGAGGGTTTGTAATAGCCTTGAGTTGATTTCGCAAACCATAAACTGATCATGCGCTGTTAGCACTTTCAAGACTTCGCGAGTTAGGGGGCCCGTCCCCGGACCGACTTCCAGAATTTTTCTACGAGTATCTTGATCGTCTAGTGGGGAAACCATCGCTCGGGCTAGTGCTTTTGAGCTTGGACAGATACTGCCAATTTCTGAATAGCGACGAGTCAATTCCGAAACAAATGTTGCATACGCCTTAATTGACATAGGCCTCAAAGTAACACAGCAGGTAGGTCATAACTAGATCTTATGTGTGGCTAGTGATTATTACTGATAAAATTAAGGAAGAGTTGATGCACTGGAGAGAACCCTGGCGAGAGTTCAGGATGAAATGTTGCTGCGAGAATATTATGTTTTCTGACTAAGACCGGGTCACCCTTAGAAGTTAAGAGGGTTTGAGTGTCTTGCCCTGTTCGAGTAATGCGCGGAGCGCGAATAAAGACTCCTTCAATTGAGTGCTGCGAAGCTGTGAAAGTTTTTTTACCTTCAGCTGTAATTTCCAGCTGACTAGCAATCGAGGATTGCAACTGACGCCCGTAAGCATTGCGTTCAACGTCAATGTCAAGCGCATCGAGTGATTCTTGTTCTGGACGACGCACATGCTTGGCAAGTAAAATTACCCCGGCGCAGGTAGCAAGCACGGGAAATCCACCGCGGATCATTTTTAGTAATTGTGTGGCAAGGTTGCGGTCTAACAATTTGAGCATCGTCGTCGATTCGCCACCAGGGATAACAATCCCACGAATTTGCTCAAGGTCGGCACTAGAGCGCACCTCAATCACGTTGCAACCTAACTCAGATAATTTGGACGCATGTGCAGCAAAATCTCCTTGTAGGGAGAGCACTCCAACCGTAATTTGAGTGGTTGTCGTTTGCGACATCTGTGTCGATTACCAGCCGCGTTCTTGTAAGCGCTCTTGCGGGCTTAAACTTGCAATTTCAATTCCGTTCATTGCGCCGCGTAATCCCTTAGAAACTTCAAGCAGTACTTTAGGATCATTGTAGTGCGTTGTGGCACGCACAATTGCGCGCGCGCGTGCTGCGGGGTCTTCAGACTTAAAGATTCCCGAGCCGACAAATACTGCCTCAGCGCCGAGCTGGCACATGAGCGCAGCATCAGCAGGCGTTGCGATGCCTCCAGCAGCAAAATTTGGGACGGGCAGTTTCCCTGATTGTGCAACTAATTTTACAACCTCATATGAAGCGCCAAGGTCTTTGGCTGCAACCACTAGCTCTTCTTCGCCGAGCAGCGTGAGTCGCTTAATGTCTGAGGTAATCGTGCGCATATGTCGCACGGCTTCAATCACGTTGCCAGTGCCTGCTTCACCTTTAGTGCGAATCATTGCAGCCCCTTCACTAATGCGGCGCAAAGCTTCGCCGAGATTGCGTGCTCCGCAAACGAATGGAACTGAAAAATCAAATTTATTCACATGATATTTTTCGTCAGCAGGAGTTAAGACTTCGCTTTCGTCGATAAAGTCGACTCCAAGTTCTTGTAGAATCTGAGCTTCAACAAAATGTCCAATGCGGACTTTCGCCATGACTGGAATGCTGACAGCGTTCATGATGCCTTCAATTACATCAATCATGGCCATGCGGGCCACGCCCCCTGCTTTCCTGATATCAGCAGGAACGCGCTCTAAAGCCATGACTGCGCAGGCTCCTGACTCTTCGGCGATTAAGGCTTGCTCGGCATTGATCACATCCATGATCACTCCGCCTTTGAGCATTTCTGCTAAACCCACTTTTAAACGAAAAGCTTGCTTTTCCATGCTTAACTACACCTAAATATCCAGACTAATAAACCAGACTATATATATGGCGCATCAACGCCGATGGTGTTATCTATTTTTTCTAAGACTTTTTGTCAAAAATGCCTTTTGTCAGCCATTTTAAGCGGTTTAATTTGGTTAATTTTTTTCTTCTATCGTGCCTAGTTTTTTGGCAAATATCTTTTGCATAAGCTTAAAGGATTTTCGGATTATGACTGCAGCCGTTGAAACATTAGACTTGGGTCGCCACTTTGGATCGATCAAAGCAGTTGATGGGGTCTCTTTTACTGTGCAGACAGGTGAGGTCCTCGGATTTCTTGGACCAAACGGTGCAGGCAAATCGACAACAATGAAAATGCTTTCATGCTTTTTGGAACCGAGTTTTGGCACGGCAAATCTCGGTGGCTATAATATCCAAACACAGTCTCGTGATGTGCGTCGAATCTTGGGTTACTTGCCAGAAAATGCGCCACTCTATGGTGAGATGGAAGTTGGGGAGTTTTTATCTTTTATTGCAAGCGTGCGCGATTTGAATCATCCACGGCAAGCTGTTGATCGAGTCGTTGAAATGACGAGCTTAGGGAATGTATTTCAGCAGCGCATCGAATCACTTTCTAAAGGTTACAAGCGCCGTGTTGGTCTTGCGCAGGCTTTGATTCATGACCCAGCAATTCTGATTCTGGATGAACCAACAGATGGTCTTGATCCCAATCAGAAATATGAAGTGCGCCAATTAATCCGCAGTATGCGTGAGCAAAAATGTATTATTCTTTCAACCCATATTCTTGAGGAAGTCGATGAAGTCTGTAATCGTGTAGTGATTATTGCGCGTGGTAAGGTTGTCGCCGATGCCATGCCTAATCTACTCAAGCAGCAAGCTGTAAGCGGACGACTCGATGATGTTTTTAGGCAGATTACAGCTTAATTTTTGGAAATAAATATGAAACAGGTAATTGCAATATTTAACCGAGAATTTAGATCTTATTTTGCTAGTCCCTTGG is from bacterium and encodes:
- a CDS encoding FHA domain-containing protein, giving the protein MTKQLMRSAILNVERGPKKGAEFALIEGVNLIGRWDPDKGAFPEVDLEVHDPEAKVSRRHAIISIEPEGKIIIEDVGSLNGTFINRGERLKPGVKVELKDGDEIVIGKTFLRLLAVAS
- a CDS encoding response regulator transcription factor, with the translated sequence MKIVVADDHAVMRQALKALLGGMNGFEVVGEAKDGLELMPLVERESPDVVILDLSMPNLGGIETIARLRRVVNSPTVLVLSAREDDQSVREAIKAGAKGYLPKSVDAGELEFALRSVVNGDSYLSPKVCGAMMRPESNAESQVGLLSQREREVMKLLCEGQPNREIANKLHISARTVDTHRANIMKKLAVKSNAELVQLAIKFGVIEPRA
- a CDS encoding methyltransferase domain-containing protein, producing MSIKAYATFVSELTRRYSEIGSICPSSKALARAMVSPLDDQDTRRKILEVGPGTGPLTREVLKVLTAHDQFMVCEINSRLLQTLRHQLSSNPYYLRNAERISFFDGPVQELGRQTTEKYDFILCSLPFSSFTPELTDEILKLLQGMLSPNGCLTFFEYVGIRKIFGTFAPRKLRERMRGVDQIMQAWKEDAASSGTLKTEIHWLNLPPAKRIEYSTL
- the pdxT gene encoding pyridoxal 5'-phosphate synthase glutaminase subunit PdxT, whose amino-acid sequence is MTVGVLSLQGDFAAHASKLSELGCNVIEVRSSADLEQIRGIVIPGGESTTMLKLLDRNLATQLLKMIRGGFPVLATCAGVILLAKHVRRPEQESLDALDIDVERNAYGRQLQSSIASQLEITAEGKKTFTASQHSIEGVFIRAPRITRTGQDTQTLLTSKGDPVLVRKHNILAATFHPELSPGFSPVHQLFLNFISNNH
- the pdxS gene encoding pyridoxal 5'-phosphate synthase lyase subunit PdxS encodes the protein MEKQAFRLKVGLAEMLKGGVIMDVINAEQALIAEESGACAVMALERVPADIRKAGGVARMAMIDVIEGIMNAVSIPVMAKVRIGHFVEAQILQELGVDFIDESEVLTPADEKYHVNKFDFSVPFVCGARNLGEALRRISEGAAMIRTKGEAGTGNVIEAVRHMRTITSDIKRLTLLGEEELVVAAKDLGASYEVVKLVAQSGKLPVPNFAAGGIATPADAALMCQLGAEAVFVGSGIFKSEDPAARARAIVRATTHYNDPKVLLEVSKGLRGAMNGIEIASLSPQERLQERGW
- a CDS encoding ATP-binding cassette domain-containing protein, with the translated sequence MTAAVETLDLGRHFGSIKAVDGVSFTVQTGEVLGFLGPNGAGKSTTMKMLSCFLEPSFGTANLGGYNIQTQSRDVRRILGYLPENAPLYGEMEVGEFLSFIASVRDLNHPRQAVDRVVEMTSLGNVFQQRIESLSKGYKRRVGLAQALIHDPAILILDEPTDGLDPNQKYEVRQLIRSMREQKCIILSTHILEEVDEVCNRVVIIARGKVVADAMPNLLKQQAVSGRLDDVFRQITA